The Streptomyces phaeolivaceus genome has a window encoding:
- a CDS encoding sugar ABC transporter ATP-binding protein, giving the protein MHDAHDTSAQPAPPSGPEPLVRVRGLTKRFGGTLALAGVDLDVRAGSVLALLGPNGAGKSTLIKILAGVHHADAGLVTVDGHPLGSHAAASRMSFIHQDLGLVEWMTVAENIALSTGYARRAGLISWRRTRDRCTEALALVGGHLDPDAPIARLAPAERSLVAIARALATRARLVVLDEPTARLPAADCARLFRVLHTLRDRGHGILYVSHRLDEVYEVADTFAVLRDGRLVSHGSTAGHSPPRLVRDITGEEPSGPGPAEAPTGHPPAAARPSRRPAAARPGDPVVLTLDGVRASGTAPVDLELRAGEALGLVGLSGAGHTDLGRALAGARPLLGGHVLLDGGPYRPRTVADAVAHGVALVPGDRQRESCLAELTVRENLLANPRAGDGPVPRWIRPRRERAEATALIDRFSVRPRDSEATIATLSGGNQQKVVIGRWLRTGLRLLILEEPTASVDIGAKAAVHRLLDEALARGLAILLISTDFEEVAGVCGRALVFVRGAVTAELSGPALTVAGLTRAASAMPPAGTATTP; this is encoded by the coding sequence GTGCACGACGCTCACGACACCTCTGCGCAGCCGGCCCCGCCCAGCGGGCCGGAACCGCTGGTCCGTGTCCGCGGCCTCACCAAACGATTCGGCGGCACCCTCGCCCTGGCCGGGGTCGACCTCGACGTCCGCGCGGGCAGCGTCCTCGCGCTCCTCGGCCCCAACGGAGCCGGAAAGTCCACCCTCATCAAGATCCTCGCCGGTGTCCACCACGCCGACGCGGGCCTGGTCACCGTGGACGGGCACCCGCTCGGGAGCCACGCCGCCGCCTCGCGGATGTCCTTCATCCACCAGGACCTCGGGCTCGTGGAGTGGATGACGGTCGCCGAGAACATCGCCCTGAGCACCGGGTACGCGCGCCGCGCCGGACTGATCTCCTGGCGGCGCACCCGGGACCGCTGCACCGAGGCCCTGGCGCTCGTCGGCGGACACCTCGACCCCGACGCCCCGATCGCCCGGCTCGCCCCCGCCGAACGGTCCCTGGTCGCCATCGCCCGCGCCCTGGCCACCCGGGCGCGGCTCGTCGTCCTCGACGAACCGACCGCCCGCCTCCCCGCCGCCGACTGCGCCCGCCTCTTCCGCGTCCTGCACACCCTGCGCGACCGGGGCCACGGCATCCTCTACGTCAGCCACCGCCTCGACGAGGTGTACGAGGTCGCCGACACCTTCGCCGTCCTGCGCGACGGCCGTCTCGTCAGCCACGGCTCCACGGCCGGCCACAGCCCGCCGCGCCTGGTGCGCGACATCACCGGCGAGGAACCGTCCGGCCCCGGCCCCGCCGAGGCACCGACCGGTCACCCTCCCGCCGCCGCACGGCCCTCCCGCCGCCCCGCCGCCGCACGGCCCGGTGACCCGGTGGTGCTGACCCTCGACGGCGTACGCGCCTCCGGCACGGCACCGGTCGACCTGGAGCTGAGAGCGGGGGAGGCCCTCGGCCTGGTCGGACTCTCGGGCGCCGGACACACCGACCTGGGCCGGGCCCTCGCCGGCGCCCGGCCCCTCCTCGGCGGCCACGTCCTGCTGGACGGCGGCCCGTACCGCCCCCGTACGGTCGCCGACGCCGTCGCCCACGGAGTCGCCCTCGTCCCCGGCGACCGGCAGCGCGAGAGCTGTCTCGCCGAACTGACCGTCCGCGAGAACCTGTTGGCCAACCCCCGGGCCGGGGACGGGCCGGTACCGCGCTGGATCCGCCCCCGCCGGGAACGCGCCGAGGCGACCGCCCTGATCGACCGGTTCTCGGTGCGGCCCCGGGACAGCGAGGCCACCATCGCCACCCTGTCCGGCGGCAACCAGCAGAAGGTCGTGATCGGCCGCTGGCTGCGGACCGGACTGCGGCTGCTGATCCTGGAGGAGCCGACGGCGAGCGTGGACATCGGCGCCAAGGCGGCCGTCCACCGACTGCTCGACGAGGCGCTGGCCCGGGGCCTCGCGATCCTCCTCATCTCCACCGACTTCGAGGAGGTCGCGGGGGTGTGCGGACGAGCCCTGGTCTTCGTCCGGGGAGCGGTGACGGCCGAGCTGAGCGGTCCGGCCCTCACGGTCGCGGGACTGACCCGGGCGGCCTCGGCCATGCCCCCCGCCGGCACCGCGACGACCCCGTGA